CGCAAAACCTGATAACGGATGCCGGTCACCGGCGCAACGCTATGACTTCGTTCATTCCCCAATTTGTGCCGCCTTCCCAGCTCAAGGCCTGGCTGCACGACGGCGACGAGATCGCCGTGTTCGACGTGCGCGAGCACGGCCAGTACGGTGAGGCGCATCTTTTCTACGGCGTCACCCTGCCCTACAGCCGGTTGGAAATCGACATCGTGCGACTCGCGCCGCGCCGCGATGCGCGCATCGTCGTCTACGACACCGACGCGAGTGTTGCCGTGCTCGCGGCGCAGCGTCTTGCCGCGCTCGGCTATTCGGACGTCCACGTGCTCGAAGGCGGCACGAACGCCTGGCAACAGGCCGGCTACACCTTGTTCGCGGGCGTGAATGTGCCGTCGAAAACCTTCGGCGAACTGGTGGAGATGGCGTATCACACGCCGCGCGTGACGGCGCGCGAGCTGGCCGCGATGCGCGAGCGCGGCGAGAACGTGGTGATTCTCGACGGTCGTCCCGTGAGCGAGTATCTGAAGATGACGATCCCGTCGTCGATCTGCTGCCCCAACGGCGAATTGGGCTATCGTATTCGCGAGCTCGTGCCCGATACGACGACGCCCATCGTGGTGAACTGCGCCGGTCGCACGCGCAGCATCATCGGCGCGCAGACGCTCATCAACCTCGGCATTCCCAATCCGGTGATGGCGCTGGAGAACGGTACGCAGGGGTGGTATCTCGAAGACCTGCCGCTCGAGCATGGCAGCACGCGCCGCTATCCCGATGCGGTGGCGTCCTCGAGCCTCGCGCAGATGCGTGAGGCGAGTCAGGCACTCGCCGCGCGGTTCGCCGTGCCCGAGGTCGACGCCGCGACGTTCGCCCAGTGGGCGGAAGACACGTCGCGCACGCTGTTCCTGTGCGACGTGCGCACGCCGGAGGAATTCGCCGCCGGTTCGCTGCCGGGCGCGCAGCACACGCCGGGCGGCCAGTTGATTCAGGCGACGGATCAGTACGTCGGCGTGCGTCACGCGCGCGTGGTGCTGTTCGACAGCGATGGCGTGCGCGCGCCCATCGTGGCGAGCTGGCTGCGTCAGCTGGGGCACGACGCCTACGTGCTTCGCGACGGCCTCGCCAGCGGCGCCTCGTTGCGCGCGAGCACGCCCGGCGT
The Pandoraea pulmonicola DNA segment above includes these coding regions:
- a CDS encoding rhodanese-like domain-containing protein; its protein translation is MTSFIPQFVPPSQLKAWLHDGDEIAVFDVREHGQYGEAHLFYGVTLPYSRLEIDIVRLAPRRDARIVVYDTDASVAVLAAQRLAALGYSDVHVLEGGTNAWQQAGYTLFAGVNVPSKTFGELVEMAYHTPRVTARELAAMRERGENVVILDGRPVSEYLKMTIPSSICCPNGELGYRIRELVPDTTTPIVVNCAGRTRSIIGAQTLINLGIPNPVMALENGTQGWYLEDLPLEHGSTRRYPDAVASSSLAQMREASQALAARFAVPEVDAATFAQWAEDTSRTLFLCDVRTPEEFAAGSLPGAQHTPGGQLIQATDQYVGVRHARVVLFDSDGVRAPIVASWLRQLGHDAYVLRDGLASGASLRASTPGVETTLPRVDAAALASALADGSVLAVDLRPSMSYRREHVPGSQWAIRPRLPQLPASRNIVLVADEPGVAELFVADWRAKHRQDTRTFSLLSGGLKAWVAAGHPVESTPDLPPDADCIDYLFFVHDRHDGNKAAARQYLAWETGLLAQLDDQERGAFRIGEPAAK